A genome region from Nycticebus coucang isolate mNycCou1 chromosome 4, mNycCou1.pri, whole genome shotgun sequence includes the following:
- the SNAP29 gene encoding synaptosomal-associated protein 29, translating to MSAYPKSYNPFDDDVEDEGTQPAPWRDARDPSDGPAEPVDRQQYLRQEVLRRAEATVASTGRSLSLVYESEKAGVATSEELVRQRGVLERTERVVDKMDQDLKTSQKHINSIKSVFGGLVNYFKAKPVETPPEQNGSLTPQASNRLKEAISTSKEQEAKYQASHPNLRKLDDVDTVAGGASSTASTDAYPKNPHLRAYHQKIDSNLDELSMGLGRLKGIALGMQTEIEEQDDILDRLTTKVDKLDINIKSTERKVRQL from the exons ATGTCGGCCTACCCCAAAAGCTACAACCCATTCGACGACGACGTGGAGGACGAGGGCACCCAACCGGCCCCCTGGAGGGACGCCCGCGACCCTTCCGACGGGCCCGCAGAGCCCGTGGACAGGCAGCAGTACCTGCGGCAGGAGGTGCTGCGCAGGGCCGAGGCTACTGTCGCCAGCACCGGCAGGTCCTTGTCACTCGTGTACGAGTCTGAGAAGGCCGGGGTCGCCACTTCCGAG GAACTTGTCCGTCAGCGAGGAGTCTTAGAACGCACAGAGAGGGTGGTGGATAAGATGGACCAGGATCTGAAGACCAGCCAGAAGCACATCAACAGCATTAAGAGTGTGTTCGGGGGGCTTGTCAATTACTTCAAGGCCAAACCTGTAGAGACCCCACCTGAACAGAACGGCAGCCTCACCCCCCAAGCCAGCAACAG ATTAAAAGAAGCTATAAGTACAAGTAAAGAACAGGAGGCAAAGTACCAGGCCAGCCATCCAAACCTCAGAAAGCTGGATGATGTAG ACACTGTCGCTGGAGGGGCTAGTTCTACTGCGAGCACTGACGCTTACCCGAAGAACCCACACCTTCGAGCCTATCATCAGAAGATTGATAGCAACCTGG ATGAGCTGTCCATGGGACTGGGCCGTCTGAAAGGCATAGCCCTGGGGATGCAGACAGAAATTGAGGAGCAAGACGACATTCTTGACCGACTGACGACCAAAGTGGACAAGTTAGACATCAATATaaaaagcacagaaagaaaagttCGACAACTCTAA